From Drosophila yakuba strain Tai18E2 chromosome 2L, Prin_Dyak_Tai18E2_2.1, whole genome shotgun sequence, one genomic window encodes:
- the LOC6526679 gene encoding protein FAM210B, mitochondrial, giving the protein MFPKSGKTCVLLAARLPYGFNQLKTISRVQLFHSGTLMRNYISGIKNPISIKETPVYKCSSQTTNWITHGGCFKENYSTESASTETATTLKLTKREQLKRAFKEYGATIVVFHVVISVISLGGFYALVSSGINLLPLLEYLGMGSSAFAEKVATGSTFVVAFAVHKIFAPARISITLGTTPFIVRYLRSKGFLKPKST; this is encoded by the coding sequence ATGTTCCCAAAGTCGGGCAAAACATGTGTGCTTCTTGCAGCCCGTTTGCCTTATGGCTTTAATCAACTCAAGACGATTTCACGGGTTCAACTATTTCACTCCGGCACCTTAATGCGAAACTACATATCTGGAATTAAGAATCCCATTTCAATAAAAGAAACACCGGTATACAAATGTTCATCTCAAACCACAAACTGGATAACCCATGGAGGATGCTTTAAGGAAAACTATAGTACCGAATCGGCTTCCACGGAGACGGCAACCACCTTAAAGTTGACCAAGAGAGAGCAACTGAAGCGGGCATTCAAGGAATATGGAGCAACCATTGTGGTCTTTCATGTGGTCATATCCGTCATTTCTCTGGGAGGCTTTTATGCACTCGTGTCCAGTGGCATAAACCTCCTGCCCCTACTGGAATACCTCGGAATGGGTTCGTCGGCATTTGCGGAGAAAGTTGCCACAGGAAGCACCTTTGTTGTGGCCTTTGCCGTTCACAAAATCTTTGCGCCTGCCAGAATCAGCATCACATTGGGTACCACACCATTCATTGTGAGGTACTTGCGATCCAAGGGATTTCTGAAGCCAAAAAGCACATAG